From Pseudomonadota bacterium, a single genomic window includes:
- a CDS encoding ankyrin repeat domain-containing protein, with product MGPFVRRFGYSAFAVLLAGCAPSVPERAQAKAPAVEPEPPEPQGPIAPPRMSGEDAIRELDALARNPAPRDELDAFVAAHPEVVSAEARPYGAALMWALEFERDDMAFALLAAGAAIPGNALALAARGGMDAFVKELLRRGAAPDAGDGWGYTPPPAAAKPGHTSTMGLLLAAGAAPSPRAANDGFTPLHLAVIDRRVEAVRVLIDAKADLEARDDDGRTPLHWGPFAYAPQHVHVYGDAELGMEPGTRFKDPGPAVVIGVLLDAGAKIDAVDGRGNTPLHEAAAIGSWRGAEALLAGGAEVGARNAAGETALVIAQRRGDGELVKLMRRKWDKKK from the coding sequence ATGGGGCCCTTCGTCCGGCGGTTCGGGTATAGCGCGTTCGCCGTTCTGCTCGCAGGCTGCGCGCCCAGCGTGCCGGAGCGGGCGCAGGCCAAGGCCCCGGCCGTCGAGCCGGAGCCGCCGGAGCCGCAGGGGCCGATCGCGCCGCCGCGGATGTCCGGCGAGGACGCGATCAGGGAGCTCGACGCGCTCGCCCGCAATCCCGCGCCGCGGGACGAGCTCGACGCGTTCGTCGCCGCGCACCCCGAGGTCGTCTCGGCCGAGGCGAGGCCCTACGGGGCCGCGCTCATGTGGGCGCTCGAGTTCGAGCGGGACGACATGGCGTTCGCGCTGCTCGCGGCGGGGGCGGCGATCCCCGGAAACGCGCTCGCGCTCGCGGCGCGCGGCGGGATGGACGCGTTCGTCAAGGAGCTCCTGCGACGCGGCGCGGCGCCGGACGCCGGTGACGGCTGGGGCTACACGCCGCCCCCCGCCGCGGCCAAGCCCGGGCACACGAGCACCATGGGGCTGCTGCTCGCCGCCGGCGCGGCGCCGAGCCCGCGCGCGGCGAACGACGGCTTCACGCCGCTGCACCTCGCGGTGATCGATAGGCGCGTCGAGGCCGTGCGCGTCCTGATCGACGCGAAGGCCGACCTCGAGGCCAGGGACGATGACGGCCGCACGCCGCTCCACTGGGGCCCGTTCGCCTACGCCCCGCAGCACGTGCACGTGTACGGCGACGCCGAGCTCGGCATGGAGCCGGGCACCAGGTTCAAGGATCCGGGGCCGGCCGTCGTGATAGGCGTGCTGCTCGACGCCGGCGCGAAGATCGACGCGGTCGACGGCCGCGGGAACACGCCGCTGCACGAGGCGGCCGCGATCGGCTCTTGGCGCGGGGCGGAGGCGCTGCTCGCGGGCGGCGCGGAGGTCGGCGCCAGGAACGCCGCGGGG
- the ndhC gene encoding NADH-quinone oxidoreductase subunit A: MNPYLAFLIYLVAILGFVAIALLLNRVLGPKPARSALKQEPFECGATPADPVNVRRIPVKYYAVAVVFVVFDLEAVFLFIWALAAQPVTDFMLATFGVFTALLVLILAVVWRSGILRDVTE; encoded by the coding sequence ATGAACCCCTATCTGGCATTCCTCATCTACCTCGTGGCCATCCTGGGCTTCGTCGCGATCGCGCTCCTCCTCAACCGCGTGCTCGGCCCCAAGCCCGCGCGCTCGGCGCTCAAGCAGGAGCCGTTCGAGTGCGGCGCCACGCCCGCGGATCCCGTGAACGTCAGGCGCATCCCGGTCAAGTACTACGCGGTCGCGGTCGTCTTCGTCGTCTTCGACCTCGAGGCGGTCTTCCTCTTCATCTGGGCGCTCGCCGCGCAGCCGGTGACCGACTTCATGCTGGCCACCTTCGGCGTGTTCACGGCGCTGCTCGTGCTCATCCTCGCGGTCGTCTGGCGCTCGGGGATCCTGCGCGACGTGACGGAGTGA
- the nuoB gene encoding NADH-quinone oxidoreductase subunit NuoB, with product MALDYLTTKKDELVGWARKFSLFPYPFVTACCGMEYMSVSATLYDLDRFGAALPRFSPRQADLLMIVGTISHKQAPIVRKVYEQMCEPKWVMAFGVCATSGGFYRNYAAVPGVDKIIPVDVYVPGCPPRPEMVIDAIMKLQDKIARERHPIVGERF from the coding sequence ATGGCGCTCGACTACCTCACCACGAAGAAGGACGAGCTCGTCGGCTGGGCGCGGAAGTTCTCGCTCTTCCCGTACCCGTTCGTCACCGCCTGCTGCGGCATGGAGTACATGTCGGTCAGCGCGACCCTCTACGACCTCGACCGCTTCGGCGCCGCGCTCCCGCGGTTCTCCCCGCGGCAGGCGGACCTGCTGATGATCGTGGGCACGATCTCGCACAAGCAGGCGCCGATCGTCCGCAAGGTCTACGAGCAGATGTGCGAGCCCAAGTGGGTGATGGCGTTCGGCGTGTGCGCCACGAGCGGCGGCTTCTACCGGAACTACGCGGCCGTTCCGGGCGTCGACAAGATCATCCCGGTCGACGTGTACGTCCCGGGCTGCCCGCCGCGGCCGGAGATGGTGATCGACGCGATCATGAAGCTCCAGGACAAGATCGCCCGGGAGCGGCACCCGATCGTCGGGGAGCGGTTCTGA
- a CDS encoding NADH-quinone oxidoreductase subunit C, with amino-acid sequence MRARHLEELRDRLAPDAKAAAVSHGTLALELEPARLLATASRLRDELGFDLLLDVTAVDWLGRVPRFEVVHHFYSTARFVRVRLKQQVPEEDPTVDTLTGLYGSARYMERECHDMYGIAFRGNPDLRPILLYEGFVGHPLRKDYPKDREQPLVPYRK; translated from the coding sequence ATGCGCGCGAGGCACCTCGAGGAGCTCCGGGACAGGCTCGCGCCGGACGCGAAGGCGGCGGCGGTCTCCCACGGGACGCTCGCGCTCGAGCTCGAGCCCGCGCGGCTCCTCGCCACGGCGTCGCGGCTGCGCGACGAGCTCGGGTTCGATCTCCTGCTCGACGTGACCGCCGTGGACTGGCTCGGACGAGTCCCGCGGTTCGAGGTGGTCCACCACTTCTACTCGACCGCGCGGTTCGTCCGCGTCCGGCTGAAGCAGCAGGTGCCCGAGGAGGACCCGACCGTCGACACGCTCACCGGGCTCTACGGCTCCGCGCGCTACATGGAGCGCGAGTGCCACGACATGTACGGGATCGCCTTCCGCGGCAACCCGGATCTGCGGCCGATCCTGCTCTACGAAGGGTTCGTCGGCCACCCGCTGCGCAAGGACTACCCGAAGGACC